The Siniperca chuatsi isolate FFG_IHB_CAS linkage group LG2, ASM2008510v1, whole genome shotgun sequence genome window below encodes:
- the tsen2 gene encoding tRNA-splicing endonuclease subunit Sen2, whose amino-acid sequence MQAEFRAPRRRTRVREEYEAPLPVSRSPEERSDFRAELINQHVLVCHPDHIQKIHNQGYFGKGILSRARPDHSISDQWEQHEGVFLPVVSQSRYDELLRWAGSALSAQGLDEEAVSQTLLRLCQPVETEDVRRENGQRGEEPGPGGGVCPHTKRLRRLDPQDLNPDREPDPSSDQDSDFNPDPVSDTSSDSDSEPGPDPDPLVPGPGFVLVVSDSEVRGGVGQVRRTPLSLTEYLQLSLEEAFFLVYSLGCLSVYLHQEPLSVIQLWRKFRVCVCGGSSVAARSALSQALRRGWVPKGGGGAKYGVDLMLYRKGPPFYHASYSVVIERVDDAFRGSALRPFSWRSLAALSRITSNVSKELMLCYIIYPADLSEAELDSPVCLSRLKVQEVIVSRWVSSRERTEQDDI is encoded by the exons ATGCAGGCGGAGTTTCGGGCTCCCCGGAGACGCACCCGGGTGCGGGAGGAGTACGAGGCTCCGCTGCCGGTGAGCCGCAGCCCGGAGGAGAGGAGCGACTTCAGGGCGGAGCTCATCAACCAGCACGTGCTGGTCTGTCATCCGGACCACATTCAGAAGATCCACAACCAG GGGTATTTTGGTAAAGGCATCCTGTCCAGAGCCAGACCGGATCACAGCATCTCTGACCAATGGGAGC AACACGAAGGTGTGTTTCTACCTGTCGTCTCGCAGTCCAG GTATGATGAGCTCCTCAGGTGGGCGGGTTCAGCGCTCTCTGCTCAGGGATTGGATGAAGAGGCTGTCAGTCAAACCCTGCTCAGACTGTGTCAGCCAGTAGAGACGGAGGATGTGAGGAGGGAGAACGGACAGAGGGGGGAGGAGCCAGGACCGGGGGGCGGAGTCTGTCCCCACACAAAGAGGCTGAGAAG gtTGGACCCACAAGACCTGAACCCTGACCGCGAACCTGATCCCAGCTcggaccaggactctgacttcAACCCTGACCCCGTCTCTGACACCAGCTCAGACTCTGACTCTGAACCTGGTCCTGATCCGGATCCTTTGGTTCCAGGTCCTGGTTTTGTCCTGGTGGTCTCTGACAGTGAG gtgcGTGGGGGGGTCGGGCAGGTCCGGCGGACTCCGCTCTCTCTCACAGAGTACCTGCAGCTCAGTCTGGAGGAG GCCTTCTTCCTGGTCTACAGCCTgggctgcctgtctgtctacctgcacCAG gaGCCGCTGTCAGTTATCCAGCTGTGGAGGAAGTtccgtgtgtgcgt CTGTGGAGGAAGTTCCGTCGCAGCCCGATCAGCACTGTCGCAGGCACTGCGGAGGGGGTGGGTCCCTAAAGGAGGGGGCGGGGCCAAGTACGGCGTCGACCTCA tgttgtACAGGAAAGGCCCACCTTTCTACCAcgccag TTATTCGGTGGTGATTGAGCGGGTTGATGATGCGTTCAGGGGCTCTGCGTTGCGTCCGTTCTCGTGGCGTTCTCTGGCGGCTCTCAGCAGGATCACCTCCAACGTCTCCAAG GAGCTGATGCTGTGTTACATCATCTATCCAGCCGACCTATCGGAGGCCGAGCTggactcacctgtctgtctgagcaGACTGAAGGTTCAG GAAGTGATCGTCAGCAGGTGGGTTTCCTCCAGAGAACGAACGGAGCAGGACGACATCTGA
- the LOC122886419 gene encoding MKRN2 opposite strand protein-like: MDRTVIRLSHCQKQIFCFSVPEECPSCGEELRGSRLQEAPVSLPSPLANGHKSSCCLLVAPAHDNLHREFDGTSDLHTGISNTTGVVYNYTRGGVCRDLIGWERCVSVPLVRPDMFHLLAQWDQYLDRFSDGPMWDLAWHRFHEEDHNCFSFCLQFINSVLAAEGRSSLSRDTFTHSFILPRMRRVSKYTTLYQHIQRHQYYMVDRQEDRQEDRPVNPDSFSVSSVSGGLNESDLSYRGN; the protein is encoded by the exons atggatcGCACTGTGATCCGGCTGAGCCACTGTCAGAAGCAGATCTTCTGTTTCTCGGTGCCGGAGGAGTGTCCGAGCTGTGGGGAGGAGCTGAGGGGGAGCAGACTGCAGGAGGCGCCGGTCagcctcccctcccccctcgcCAACGGGCACAAGAGCTCCTGCTGCCTGCTGGTCGCACCTGCACACGACAACCtccacag AGAGTTTGATGGGACGTCAGATCTGCACACCGGCATCTCCAACACTACAG gagttGTGTATAACTACACTCGTGGTGGAGTTTGCAGAGATCTGATTGGTTGGGAGCGCTGCGTCAGCGTTCCTCTGGTCCGACCCGACATGTTCCACCTGCTGGCTCAGTGGGACCAGTACCTGGACCGCTTCTCTGACGGACCCATGTGGGACCTCGCCTGGCACAG GTTCCATGAGGAGGACCATAACTGCTTCAGTTTCTGTCTTCAGTTCATTAACAGCGTCCTGGCAGCAGAGGGGCGGAGCTCTCTGAGCAGAGACACCTTCACTCACAGCTTCATCCTGCCGAGGATGAGGAGGGTCTCCAAATACACCACGCTGTACCAGCACATCCAGAGACACCAGTACTACAtggtggacagacaggaggacagacaggaggacagaccaGTTAATCCAGACTCATTTTCAGTCAGTTCTGTTTCAGGAGGTTTGAATGAGTCTGATCTCAGTTACCGTGGAAACTGA